A section of the Serratia liquefaciens ATCC 27592 genome encodes:
- a CDS encoding dihydrofolate reductase family protein, which translates to MVTTHVFIATSLDGFIARQDGDIDWLLQRDTSAEDHGFDTFIADKDMILMGRGTYEKVLTFDSWPYDLPVLVLSKQLANEPVPPALTGKVRFTNLTPKYALEQLAAQNVHRVYVDGGQLIQSFLREGLISDMVITKVPVLLGSGRPLFGSLQQDIDLKLLSNRSFPSGLVQSHYQVLPQ; encoded by the coding sequence ATGGTCACTACACACGTTTTCATCGCCACCAGCCTGGACGGTTTTATCGCTCGGCAAGATGGCGACATCGACTGGTTATTGCAACGCGACACCTCGGCCGAAGATCATGGCTTCGATACCTTTATCGCTGACAAAGACATGATCCTGATGGGGAGAGGGACTTATGAAAAGGTACTCACCTTCGATAGCTGGCCTTATGACCTCCCGGTACTCGTACTGTCCAAACAACTGGCCAATGAGCCGGTCCCTCCAGCCCTGACAGGTAAAGTCCGGTTCACCAACCTCACGCCAAAGTATGCGCTTGAGCAGTTGGCCGCGCAGAATGTGCACCGCGTCTATGTGGATGGTGGGCAATTAATACAGTCCTTTCTGCGCGAGGGGTTGATTAGCGATATGGTGATCACCAAGGTTCCCGTACTGCTTGGCTCGGGCAGGCCTCTGTTCGGCTCACTGCAACAGGACATTGATTTAAAATTACTGTCGAACCGGAGCTTTCCTTCGGGCCTGGTGCAATCCCACTATCAGGTATTGCCCCAATGA
- a CDS encoding PfkB family carbohydrate kinase: MGKILVTGSLHYDIVIHAHHRPEKGETVIGSGCSYKFGGKGGNQAVAAAKAGAQVGFVGAVGADTQGEFLRAVLDENGIDNRFVTVNESVASGMSVALMDAEGDYGAVVVSNANNHIDVAQFNDDLLWQQVEMLLLQNEVSEAVNLSAAKQAKQRGIRVCLNAAPARALCAEMQYAVDLLVVNGVEARDLSGIPVNNLSDACMAAELLSQHYPAVIVTAGEHGVAWCEAGDRSQSMPAEKVELVSTHGAGDCFMGTLCTSILQHESLGSSVAKANRAAAAHVSRKSTAIN; encoded by the coding sequence ATGGGTAAAATTTTAGTCACGGGTAGCCTTCATTACGACATCGTGATCCATGCGCATCACCGGCCGGAAAAGGGCGAAACAGTCATCGGAAGCGGGTGTTCGTATAAATTCGGCGGTAAGGGCGGCAATCAGGCCGTTGCTGCGGCGAAAGCGGGCGCGCAGGTGGGCTTTGTCGGTGCCGTGGGCGCAGATACGCAGGGGGAATTCCTGCGCGCTGTGCTTGATGAAAACGGCATCGATAATCGCTTTGTGACGGTGAATGAGAGCGTAGCCTCCGGTATGAGTGTGGCACTGATGGACGCTGAGGGAGATTACGGCGCAGTGGTAGTCTCCAACGCGAATAATCACATTGATGTCGCACAGTTTAATGATGACCTGTTGTGGCAACAGGTTGAGATGTTGCTGTTGCAAAATGAGGTATCTGAAGCAGTTAATCTGTCGGCCGCGAAACAGGCAAAACAGCGTGGGATCCGCGTTTGTCTGAATGCCGCACCGGCGCGAGCATTGTGTGCCGAGATGCAGTATGCGGTTGATCTGCTGGTGGTGAATGGCGTTGAAGCTCGTGATCTGAGTGGTATTCCGGTCAATAATTTATCCGATGCATGCATGGCGGCTGAATTGCTCAGCCAGCATTATCCGGCTGTGATTGTGACGGCAGGTGAACATGGCGTGGCCTGGTGTGAGGCTGGAGACCGTAGCCAGTCGATGCCTGCCGAAAAAGTAGAACTTGTGAGCACTCACGGTGCCGGTGACTGTTTTATGGGCACCTTATGCACTTCAATTCTTCAACACGAATCGCTTGGGAGTTCTGTAGCAAAAGCCAATCGAGCTGCGGCCGCCCATGTTTCACGTAAGTCGACAGCTATAAACTAA
- a CDS encoding phage tail tape measure protein — MSDINPQDAAHIFPQDREALYHLVWREPAERIAALYGISTDLLAKQCSEMRIPRPLAGYWKALAKGIAPAIPELPALKKDKVVKALENSNSPVQPSTTALPKPVLSVTRKQAPVTGNGYGLINDLKTYLPVSSVTEDGYYKPTKKKLLDLNVSDTGFDSAIEFLSRFFDALGNKGYRVTLDAPGERLHRADIDIKEDSKEGGYRWGNLWRPYTPSIICIGDMYFAFSLAEMTEYVPAKKVKNRYVRDEQMGRWIRGRNSEPFLHVSKHTLPTGRFLLQLYSPYTSAKWLLQFRQTKQCGLISQIPKMISAMLQAVPLISKQLEQARIEAEEWRIQREREQAIYLEKKRIEQAEEARSASRTELKSIIAQWAEDKRLEQFFYEAEMDAAMLDNQQKIQVMERLQLARQFLSDDTAIERLLKWKTPGEWLNKG, encoded by the coding sequence ATGTCAGATATTAATCCACAGGATGCTGCACATATTTTCCCCCAAGATCGGGAAGCGCTGTATCACTTGGTCTGGCGTGAGCCTGCGGAGCGTATAGCTGCCCTGTATGGCATTAGTACGGATTTACTGGCGAAACAATGCAGTGAAATGCGTATACCCAGGCCGCTTGCGGGTTACTGGAAAGCGCTGGCGAAAGGGATTGCACCTGCAATCCCCGAGCTACCAGCTCTGAAAAAGGATAAGGTGGTGAAGGCGCTTGAGAATAGCAACTCACCAGTGCAACCTTCCACCACTGCGTTACCAAAACCAGTACTTTCCGTAACCCGAAAGCAAGCTCCTGTTACAGGGAATGGCTATGGGTTAATAAATGATCTCAAAACATATCTGCCGGTCTCCTCGGTTACAGAAGATGGCTATTACAAGCCTACGAAAAAGAAATTATTGGATCTCAACGTTTCTGATACGGGATTTGATAGTGCGATAGAGTTCCTGAGTAGATTCTTTGATGCCCTGGGAAATAAGGGATACCGGGTTACGTTGGATGCACCGGGAGAAAGGCTACATCGTGCGGATATTGATATTAAGGAAGATTCGAAAGAGGGTGGGTATCGCTGGGGCAATCTATGGCGGCCTTATACGCCAAGTATTATTTGTATTGGGGATATGTACTTTGCGTTTAGTCTTGCTGAAATGACGGAGTATGTTCCAGCGAAAAAAGTCAAGAATCGCTATGTACGTGACGAACAGATGGGGAGATGGATACGGGGAAGAAATAGTGAACCTTTTCTTCACGTATCGAAACATACCTTGCCTACTGGGCGATTTCTGTTGCAGCTTTACTCACCTTATACTTCCGCAAAATGGTTACTTCAGTTCCGGCAGACAAAACAATGTGGATTAATTAGTCAGATCCCTAAGATGATTTCGGCAATGCTACAGGCTGTTCCGTTAATTTCAAAGCAACTAGAACAGGCCAGAATTGAAGCTGAGGAGTGGCGCATTCAGCGTGAGCGGGAACAAGCCATATACTTGGAAAAGAAGCGGATAGAGCAGGCGGAGGAAGCGCGCAGTGCCAGTCGTACTGAGCTGAAATCCATTATTGCCCAGTGGGCAGAAGACAAACGGCTGGAGCAGTTTTTTTACGAAGCAGAGATGGATGCAGCAATGCTTGATAACCAGCAGAAGATACAGGTCATGGAACGCCTGCAACTTGCCCGTCAGTTCCTGTCTGACGATACGGCAATTGAGCGGTTGTTGAAGTGGAAAACACCAGGAGAGTGGTTAAACAAAGGATGA
- a CDS encoding Wadjet anti-phage system protein JetA family protein, with translation MSFNTLNTNLFKPISGENGRSMLALLVDLDTFLDPTQLVDEPTPQQVRVFLRDYIANKNLCLEIASVEATIGNPALEHYVYNRLRDTGWIREEQESGYRYVVWMAQDARRLLNFLGNMSAEHPSLGVVCLAVRSNLSEVVKDPTNGSLVRKAADDMEDFLNRLRALVGNIREIHHAISGGSVQGSGHFTFYFEEYLAELFLPNIEKLSLKGNPNLHASKIRKLVSDIRFSSERLEACARAYKRDDISNPSVQLVEADLDRLSKAFDGIAPLFKKTQDYARRITRRMYEKIKYTVHTPSNMGQQVQALLERIGSEALLVSLPSPLIGEELLADCRLATPKAKSILPVPTVRRQPKPLWEKRAYNQLKQEHISFQKCDPTRVANFIESNLGERVQMTTDDLRIDTADEMMAALHLRLLAQGIPKTHPLFSLQSMYCVEFDEGEWTDLKQMAGRRLRIRRIVAMEKRTHDE, from the coding sequence GTGAGCTTTAACACACTCAATACCAATCTGTTTAAACCGATCTCGGGCGAGAATGGACGCTCGATGCTTGCGTTATTAGTCGATCTCGATACTTTCTTGGATCCGACACAACTGGTAGATGAACCTACGCCGCAACAGGTACGGGTCTTTCTACGAGACTACATCGCCAATAAGAATTTGTGCCTTGAGATAGCGTCGGTTGAGGCAACGATAGGAAACCCCGCTCTGGAACATTATGTCTATAACCGGCTGCGTGATACGGGGTGGATTCGAGAAGAGCAGGAGAGCGGGTATCGATACGTTGTTTGGATGGCGCAAGATGCGCGCAGGCTGTTGAACTTCCTTGGCAATATGAGTGCTGAGCATCCCTCGTTAGGTGTGGTGTGTCTGGCGGTACGCTCGAACCTTTCTGAAGTGGTTAAAGACCCAACCAACGGATCGTTAGTGCGCAAAGCGGCTGATGACATGGAGGATTTCTTAAATCGACTCAGAGCTCTCGTGGGCAATATCCGCGAAATCCACCATGCGATTAGCGGTGGTTCCGTCCAAGGTAGTGGCCATTTCACTTTTTACTTTGAAGAATACTTGGCCGAACTCTTTCTACCCAATATTGAGAAACTCTCCCTGAAAGGAAACCCCAACCTTCATGCCAGTAAAATTCGTAAGCTAGTTAGCGATATCCGTTTCAGCTCAGAGCGCCTAGAAGCATGCGCTAGAGCCTATAAGCGTGATGATATTTCTAATCCTTCGGTTCAGCTTGTGGAAGCAGATCTAGATCGATTGAGCAAAGCGTTTGACGGAATTGCTCCACTGTTCAAGAAAACGCAGGACTATGCTCGTCGTATAACCCGGCGGATGTATGAGAAGATCAAGTATACCGTGCATACCCCAAGTAATATGGGGCAACAGGTTCAGGCGCTGCTTGAGCGCATCGGGAGTGAAGCCTTGTTAGTCTCATTACCTAGCCCGTTGATCGGTGAAGAACTCCTTGCTGATTGCCGGTTGGCCACACCCAAGGCAAAGTCAATACTGCCTGTTCCGACGGTGCGCAGACAGCCAAAACCGTTGTGGGAAAAACGGGCATACAACCAGCTCAAACAAGAACATATCAGTTTCCAGAAATGCGACCCTACACGTGTTGCCAACTTCATTGAATCGAATCTTGGAGAGCGAGTACAGATGACCACGGATGATCTTAGGATCGATACCGCTGATGAAATGATGGCAGCGCTTCATTTGCGCCTTTTGGCACAAGGTATACCGAAAACTCATCCACTTTTTTCTCTGCAGTCCATGTACTGCGTTGAGTTTGATGAAGGGGAGTGGACGGACCTTAAACAGATGGCCGGTCGTCGCCTGAGAATCCGTCGAATCGTCGCTATGGAGAAACGCACACATGACGAGTGA
- a CDS encoding DUF4194 domain-containing protein, with the protein MTSEIALRELKDIEAKTSADYADSLRNTAAYLLQKQWVWKGKRGQKEHFKLCEDNLAYFNKLFDGLDMGWYYDRNFGYAGILPRGSGKQLDITSTLFLLILRKMYDAEASMGRTELGCVTPPTVELLNQYEHVRGEMPPITETNNALENLRKKGIIELGIKDPDTKLHELTVLPNITRVVDQTYVGMLNRFMDSYTPESASGEAVYEGTDDLETLEVYDDSAE; encoded by the coding sequence ATGACGAGTGAGATTGCGCTCAGAGAACTGAAAGATATCGAGGCAAAAACATCTGCTGACTACGCCGATAGCTTACGGAACACGGCGGCATACCTACTGCAGAAGCAATGGGTATGGAAGGGAAAACGCGGCCAAAAAGAGCACTTCAAGTTGTGTGAGGATAATCTGGCTTATTTTAACAAGCTTTTTGATGGGTTGGATATGGGGTGGTACTACGATCGTAACTTCGGCTATGCGGGGATTTTACCGCGTGGTTCCGGTAAGCAACTGGATATCACCTCTACGCTGTTCCTGCTCATTCTACGGAAAATGTATGACGCTGAAGCGTCGATGGGACGTACGGAGCTTGGGTGTGTAACACCGCCAACGGTCGAGCTTCTTAATCAGTACGAACACGTCAGGGGGGAGATGCCCCCCATAACAGAAACCAATAATGCCCTGGAGAACCTAAGGAAGAAGGGAATTATTGAGCTCGGAATTAAAGACCCCGATACCAAACTCCACGAGTTGACCGTTCTCCCTAATATTACCCGTGTGGTCGATCAAACCTACGTGGGCATGCTTAACCGCTTTATGGATAGTTACACACCTGAATCTGCGTCTGGCGAAGCGGTTTACGAAGGAACTGATGATCTTGAGACACTGGAGGTCTACGATGACAGTGCAGAATAA
- a CDS encoding TetR/AcrR family transcriptional regulator, producing MTRPRGRPTNGKGVTRDDILDSALGLLDESGGQGLTMRTLATRLGVTPMSLYHHIGDLAGLLRALSDRVYAEAMEGLSGLADPRTEIRTLLTRYHRAVGYHPQLTLAIFATPEAFAGVTRQITDRLTALLAEMTTEPLQWRDILIDHAHGSGLALVAVRGDSLRAQSLQEQYLQALDRLLDSVSARQ from the coding sequence ATGACTCGTCCACGCGGGCGCCCAACCAACGGAAAAGGAGTAACGCGGGATGACATTCTGGATTCCGCTCTTGGCCTGCTGGATGAAAGTGGTGGACAAGGGCTGACGATGCGTACCCTCGCCACTCGGCTGGGCGTCACGCCGATGAGCCTGTATCACCATATTGGTGATCTGGCCGGGCTATTGCGTGCTTTATCCGATCGCGTCTATGCCGAAGCCATGGAGGGGTTGAGCGGATTGGCTGATCCGCGGACAGAAATTCGAACATTGCTCACGCGCTATCATCGCGCAGTCGGCTATCATCCCCAGCTCACGCTGGCAATCTTTGCCACGCCAGAGGCCTTTGCCGGGGTTACCCGTCAGATTACCGATCGCCTTACGGCCTTGCTGGCTGAGATGACGACAGAGCCCCTACAGTGGCGCGATATTTTGATTGATCATGCCCATGGCAGCGGTTTGGCCCTTGTCGCGGTACGGGGAGACTCTCTACGGGCGCAGAGCCTGCAAGAACAGTATCTACAGGCCCTCGATCGTCTGCTGGACAGCGTGTCAGCGCGCCAGTAG
- a CDS encoding ABC transporter permease, protein MTTQSNVQPKAVPSALFKFNVRDAGTLIGLVIILITFSFLSPVFFTVPNLLNILQQSSINGIIALGMTLVIISGGIDLSVGPTAALSAVLGATLMVSGVPVPLAIMATLGIGALCGVFSGMLVAYAGLQPFIVTLGGLSLFRALALIFTNGNPIFGIPLEFRTVINSTIFGVPAPIVIVIAIAAILWTVMNKTPLGEYILAVGGNEEAARVAGVPVKRTKVTVFVISGVLASLASLILIGRLGAAEPTMGNLWELDAIAAAAIGGASLMGGKGSVIGTLIGAVILGSLRNGLTLLNIQAFYQLLATGLIIIIAMLIDRATRGK, encoded by the coding sequence ATGACGACGCAAAGTAATGTTCAGCCAAAGGCTGTGCCTTCGGCATTATTCAAATTTAACGTTCGCGATGCCGGTACGCTGATCGGTTTGGTGATTATTTTGATTACTTTCTCATTTTTATCGCCGGTGTTTTTTACCGTTCCTAACTTGCTTAATATATTACAGCAGTCATCCATCAACGGGATTATCGCTCTGGGGATGACGCTGGTCATTATTTCCGGTGGTATCGACTTGTCCGTTGGGCCGACGGCGGCGCTTTCGGCCGTGCTGGGTGCCACGCTGATGGTGTCCGGCGTGCCGGTCCCGCTGGCAATTATGGCGACTTTGGGTATCGGTGCATTGTGCGGTGTTTTCAGCGGGATGCTGGTGGCTTATGCGGGTTTACAGCCGTTTATCGTCACTCTCGGCGGGCTTTCTTTGTTCCGTGCACTGGCGCTGATTTTCACAAACGGCAACCCGATTTTCGGCATTCCTCTGGAGTTTCGCACCGTCATCAATAGCACCATATTTGGGGTCCCTGCACCGATCGTAATTGTTATCGCCATAGCCGCCATTTTGTGGACGGTGATGAACAAAACGCCGCTGGGCGAATATATTCTGGCGGTCGGCGGTAACGAAGAAGCTGCGCGTGTGGCAGGTGTTCCGGTCAAAAGAACCAAAGTTACGGTTTTTGTGATTTCCGGCGTGCTGGCTTCATTGGCTTCGCTGATTTTGATTGGCCGTTTGGGGGCTGCCGAACCGACAATGGGGAATTTATGGGAGCTGGATGCCATTGCCGCAGCAGCGATTGGCGGGGCTTCCCTAATGGGCGGGAAGGGAAGTGTGATCGGTACCCTGATTGGCGCTGTTATTTTGGGTTCACTACGTAATGGCCTTACACTTCTTAATATTCAGGCATTTTATCAATTGCTTGCTACTGGCCTTATTATTATCATAGCGATGTTGATTGACAGAGCGACACGAGGCAAGTAA
- a CDS encoding MurR/RpiR family transcriptional regulator, whose amino-acid sequence MNQDPRAIGAQIRMKLPHLTPLERKVVEAITSKNDFSEQTSLKEIALENNVSEAMIVKLTKKLNFSGFRDFRSSLIYYNYSEVANLHAEIEPGDSSEKLLEKVFRTSIQAIEETLSIVDVSAFNRAADILFKARHIDLYAVGGSAAVARDLSHKLLKIGIKTTVYDDAHIMLMSAAVLSDDDAVVAISHSGATRAVNEPIKLAVRNGAKVIAITNYAESPIARNAHVVLNSTSQGSHLLGENAASRIAQLNILDALFVAIAQKDLKTAEKNLMKTQQAVQDLREY is encoded by the coding sequence ATGAATCAGGATCCGCGAGCCATAGGCGCTCAAATTCGTATGAAATTGCCACACTTGACGCCACTAGAAAGAAAAGTCGTCGAGGCGATCACCTCTAAAAATGATTTCTCCGAGCAAACTTCACTAAAAGAAATTGCGCTGGAGAATAATGTTTCCGAGGCCATGATTGTTAAATTAACGAAAAAATTAAACTTTTCAGGGTTTAGAGATTTCAGAAGCAGTTTGATCTATTACAACTATTCTGAAGTGGCAAATTTACATGCGGAAATTGAACCGGGAGACTCGTCGGAAAAATTGCTTGAAAAAGTATTTCGGACGTCAATTCAGGCAATAGAAGAAACCTTATCTATTGTCGATGTTTCGGCATTTAACCGGGCTGCTGACATTTTGTTTAAAGCTAGGCACATCGATTTATATGCTGTCGGTGGCTCTGCTGCCGTCGCAAGAGATCTTTCGCACAAATTGCTGAAAATAGGCATTAAAACGACGGTCTACGATGATGCACATATCATGCTGATGTCAGCGGCAGTCTTGTCTGACGATGATGCGGTGGTGGCAATCAGCCATTCCGGTGCCACCCGCGCGGTGAATGAACCGATTAAACTGGCAGTCCGCAACGGAGCCAAAGTTATCGCCATCACCAATTACGCCGAGTCGCCCATTGCGCGTAATGCGCACGTGGTGCTCAATTCAACCTCTCAGGGATCGCACTTGCTCGGGGAAAACGCTGCCTCACGTATCGCCCAGTTAAATATTCTGGATGCCTTGTTCGTGGCGATTGCGCAGAAGGACCTAAAGACAGCGGAGAAGAATCTGATGAAAACCCAGCAGGCGGTTCAGGACCTTCGGGAATACTAG
- a CDS encoding WYL domain-containing protein, which produces MQYSQYMKPAIASDTQTVSVMDLASKRLETGAYSHPQWLRLCYIERQLLWERRLTTTMLMETFGISRPQAQKDIKLYQQLSPKALKPYQLGIPYYQPTEGFEPVLLSKADLQWQAIEEFAPPITAHTTEMPMLLRHHNLRVLARLLSAIEHQQSIEAVVATMNSPKGRSRRLTPTAIAFVNNRYHVRAFCWDNMAYRDFLIGRFKSTPKIVKPSKNTQNWGDNAPAFERCRGVPSNPDTEWEQMIELELRPNPHLSQDQQALIVIDYELDQDGITKRFALRKPLIGYFLIDNRIPASEAEYNHAVNENPKAWPVFAFITDSNKLAHELGFDPS; this is translated from the coding sequence ATGCAGTACTCACAGTACATGAAACCCGCGATCGCATCAGACACGCAAACAGTCTCCGTAATGGATTTAGCCAGTAAGCGGCTAGAGACTGGGGCATACTCGCACCCTCAGTGGCTGCGTTTGTGTTACATTGAGCGTCAGTTGCTCTGGGAGCGTCGGCTAACAACGACCATGCTGATGGAAACCTTTGGTATCTCACGCCCTCAGGCTCAGAAAGATATAAAGCTTTACCAGCAACTCTCGCCTAAGGCGCTAAAGCCATATCAGTTAGGTATTCCCTACTATCAACCTACTGAAGGGTTTGAGCCGGTGTTATTATCCAAGGCAGATTTGCAGTGGCAGGCCATTGAAGAGTTCGCGCCGCCCATAACTGCACACACCACTGAAATGCCCATGCTGTTACGCCATCATAATTTGCGTGTTCTGGCCCGATTACTCTCGGCCATTGAGCACCAGCAGTCTATTGAAGCTGTAGTAGCAACAATGAATTCACCTAAAGGACGTAGCCGACGGCTAACACCCACGGCTATCGCGTTCGTTAATAACCGTTACCACGTACGCGCTTTTTGTTGGGATAATATGGCGTATCGCGATTTTCTCATTGGTCGTTTCAAAAGCACCCCAAAAATAGTTAAACCCTCGAAAAACACGCAGAACTGGGGCGATAATGCACCTGCCTTTGAACGTTGTAGAGGTGTCCCATCTAATCCTGATACTGAGTGGGAGCAGATGATCGAACTTGAGCTGAGGCCTAATCCACACCTCAGCCAAGATCAGCAGGCATTAATCGTGATCGATTATGAGTTGGATCAGGATGGAATCACCAAACGGTTCGCGCTTCGCAAACCGCTAATCGGTTATTTTCTGATCGACAATCGCATTCCTGCAAGTGAAGCTGAATACAATCATGCTGTTAATGAAAATCCTAAGGCTTGGCCAGTATTTGCCTTCATAACTGACTCAAATAAACTTGCCCACGAACTCGGATTTGACCCAAGCTGA
- a CDS encoding site-specific integrase: MKAWQFAGMSAGTLKNLQAHLRWWAEKEDKAGVIPANNTRLGIPERLHATNADKSKTRGDAHAQMSLQLQQAFGLQWEESIKFQPGYAAVRGDHIALKRWILGAVADAGTALLN; encoded by the coding sequence GTGAAAGCCTGGCAGTTCGCAGGGATGTCCGCAGGCACGCTCAAGAATCTCCAGGCGCATCTGCGCTGGTGGGCTGAGAAGGAGGATAAGGCCGGAGTCATTCCAGCGAACAACACTCGTCTGGGTATTCCTGAGCGGCTGCATGCGACCAATGCTGACAAATCAAAGACGCGGGGTGATGCCCATGCGCAGATGAGTCTGCAATTGCAGCAGGCCTTCGGGCTGCAGTGGGAAGAGTCCATCAAGTTCCAACCTGGCTATGCGGCGGTCCGAGGCGACCATATAGCACTCAAAAGGTGGATCCTCGGGGCAGTCGCTGACGCAGGCACCGCCCTCCTAAACTGA